In Parabacteroides timonensis, the genomic stretch CTGTTTACGGAGAGATCACAAGTGCCTGGAAGAAAGAAAACGGAACTTTCAGTTGGGACATCACAATCCCGGGTAATACTTCTGCGGTAGTACGTATACCGAAAGAATTCCAAATCAAACAATCCAACCAGCCGGGAATCCGGAAAGTGAGCGACACCGCCACCTACACGGAAATCGAGATCGGCTCGGGTAGTTATCACTTCGCTAATTAAACAAAGAAAAAGGGTTGCAATTAATAACATGCAACCCTTTTCTATTTGCTGTAATCCTCCTCTTAACAAAAGAAAGCAAAGGAACACTAGCCGATTTAAAGTGAATTCCTTACCTTTGGGAGTGAAACAAATCAGACTTGTATGGAACTCACTCTCCCAACCCAGTTGAATGCTACCGAACCGACCGTACTCGACACGAAGGTACTCGTTGTGATCGGAGCGAATGGCGCCGGCAAAAGTTCGTTCGGTAGGGACTTGCTGGAACGTTATGCCGATAACAGTAAAAAGATATCCGGCATGCACTCGTTATTTATCAGCAGCGAAGAACCCGTTCCTGTCGAAGGCAACGAACTCTCCCGCCTTCAGTCGATGATCGCAGAACGTATTTTTATGCCCCGTCTTTCGGAATATGAGAAACTAATCCTGCGTCTGCAAAGTGAAGAATTCGAAGCAGCCGTAAATTACAAGGAAGCCTGCAAGCTCAATCCGGATCTGCAACCGCCTGTCACCAAAATAGACCGCATCCAAGCCATCTGGGAAAAAATGTTTCCCCACAACCGCCTGGTACGGAAATCCGGATTTATCGAACTGGCCTCGACCAGTCGAGACGGTAATTCATATACCGCCGGAAGAATGAGCGATGGCGAAAAGATCGTTTTCTACCTGATCGGAGCCGTACTGTGTGCCACCCCGAACGAACTGTTAGTGATCGAAGAACCCGAAATACTCCTTCACAACTCCATCAAGAACCTGCTTTGGGACGAGATAGAAGCCATGCGCCCCGATTGTACCTACATATATCTCACACACGACATCGATTTTGCCACCTCACGCCCACAAGGCAAACGGATCTGGATAAGAGACTACAACGCCGATGCCCATGTATGGGATTACCAGCTGATAGAAAGCAACGACAGCCTTCCCGAAGAAGTCTATATAGATATCCTGGGAAGCCGTAAACCCATCCTGTTCATCGAAGGCACCGACTCCAACAGTATAGACAACCGCCTCTACCCGCTTATCTTCCCCGATTATATGGTCAAGCCGATGGGCGGTTGCCAGAAAGTGATCGAAACAACAAAGGCTTTCCGCCAGCTACAGGATTTCCATACACTGGAATCGATGGGCATCGTCGACCGCGACCGCCGTACCCGGGGAGAGATCGATTATCTGCGCGAGCAACACATCTTCGTCCCCGACGTAGCCGAAGTGGAAAACCTGTTGATGCTCGAACCCGTCATCAAAACTGTTGCCAACCGCCTGATGAGAGATCCCGAACAAGTATTCGAGCAGGTA encodes the following:
- a CDS encoding DUF4435 domain-containing protein — protein: MELTLPTQLNATEPTVLDTKVLVVIGANGAGKSSFGRDLLERYADNSKKISGMHSLFISSEEPVPVEGNELSRLQSMIAERIFMPRLSEYEKLILRLQSEEFEAAVNYKEACKLNPDLQPPVTKIDRIQAIWEKMFPHNRLVRKSGFIELASTSRDGNSYTAGRMSDGEKIVFYLIGAVLCATPNELLVIEEPEILLHNSIKNLLWDEIEAMRPDCTYIYLTHDIDFATSRPQGKRIWIRDYNADAHVWDYQLIESNDSLPEEVYIDILGSRKPILFIEGTDSNSIDNRLYPLIFPDYMVKPMGGCQKVIETTKAFRQLQDFHTLESMGIVDRDRRTRGEIDYLREQHIFVPDVAEVENLLMLEPVIKTVANRLMRDPEQVFEQVKENVVKLFEKDLESQVILHAKHRVRKKLETTVDRKITTVEQLTEHVESIRFNVHVDEIYSGIKDKFIQYVETSDYKNILRVYNQKGMLPQSRLCNICGISNKESYLNLILSILKENKEDAEIIRSSIKESLGT